In a genomic window of Oreochromis aureus strain Israel breed Guangdong linkage group 13, ZZ_aureus, whole genome shotgun sequence:
- the cgas gene encoding LOW QUALITY PROTEIN: cyclic GMP-AMP synthase (The sequence of the model RefSeq protein was modified relative to this genomic sequence to represent the inferred CDS: inserted 2 bases in 2 codons; deleted 1 base in 1 codon), with the protein MAGRGKPRKLNSLDAECTKVSSPDLTEGKQSEKQTKQKPKKAEQKNPNDAEEKFPPDSTRRESPDSRAERTRATRTKSTKQLPVAKQTKENPKTTRTKNTEEASEQTTKTEISAGKAKSPPAKARDAKPKVEVQSAEQDTKVAPGKSQDLKRKDMTKEKASTDYILKETLEKIRIKMIDKVNAAEVINAIIQNIINHLKQNTSSFKEVQEPLKTGSYYENLKICNPDEFDVMLPILVDRVKLEPFGDDGAFYSVELKRGQKTLENFXENGILSATKMLNEFREEVKKCVKNFTEWKVDKKKKGCPAVTLTTHVQSVPIKLDVVLCLMVKSSWPPFTTEGLKINNWLGDKAKQEYRQKPYYLVPKYEGKGTVESDGVLNKDVWRVSFSHIEKAILXNHGSKKTCCEKSGENCCRKSCLKLLKHLLHLLKERDSSFDKFCSYHAKTTLFHACCLRTDDSNWRASDLSNCFQLLLEDFERYLENGELCNFFIPSQNLFSGIRKCKCLSGAIREERLNGFPIFREQLTKVTSSDVH; encoded by the exons ATGGCTGGGAGAGGGAAACCGCGCAAGCTAAACAGTCTCGACGCTGAGTGCACTAAAGTAAGTTCTCCTGATTTAACAGAAGGGAAGCAGAGTGAAAAACAAACGAAACAGAAACCAAAGAAAGCGGAGCAGAAAAATCCAAACGATGCTGAAGAAAAGTTTCCTCCTGACAGTACCAGAAGAGAATCTCCAGACAGCAGAGCGGAGAGAACACGTGCTACCAGGACCAAGTCGACAAAACAACTTCCAGTGGCGAAACAGACAAAGGAAAATCCAAAAACCACAAGAACAAAGAATACAGAAGAGGCTTCAGAACAGACCACAAAAACCGAAATAAGTGCTGGCAAAGCCAAATCACCACCAGCAAAAGCCCGTGATGCCAAGCCAAAAGTAGAAGTACAATCTGCTGAGCAGGATACAAAGGTTGCACCAGGAAAATCTCAGGatttaaaaaggaaagacatgaccaaagaaaaagcttCAACAGATTATATCCTTAAGGAAACTCTGGAAAAAATTAGAATTAAGATGATTGACAAAGTCAACGCAGCAGAAGTCATAAATGCGATAATACAAAATATAATcaatcatttaaaacaaaatacatcaaGCTTTAAAGAGGTACAAGAACCCCTAAAAACAGGAAGCTACTATGAAAATCTAAAG ATTTGTAATCCTGATGAATTTGATGTCATGCTGCCCATCTTGGTTGATCGGGTGAAACTTGAACCATTTGGAGATGATGGCgcattttacagtgtggaaTTAAAACGTGGCCAGAAGACTCTGGAAAATT TAGAAAATGGCATTTTATCTGCTACCAAGATGCTCAATGAGTTCAGGGAAGAAGTGAAGAAATGTGTCAAGAATTTTACTG AATGGAAGGTggacaagaagaaaaaaggctGTCCAGCAGTGACCCTGACCACACATGTACAATCAGTCCCAATT AAGCTGGATGTTGTTCTCTGCCTTATGGTTAAATCAAGCTGGCCGCCTTTCACAACCGAAGGCCTTAAAATAAACAACTGGCTTGGGGATAAGGCTAAGCAGGAATACAGGCAAAAGCCGTATTATCTGGTCCCAAAATATGAGGGCAAGGGTACAGTGGAAAGTGATGGGGTCCTTAATAAAG ATGTTTGGAGAGTTTCATTCTCTCACATTGAGAAGGCCATCC AAAATCACGGATCAAAGAAGACTTGCTGTGAAAAAAGTGGAGAAAACTGCTGCAG GAAGTCCTGTCTGAAACTCCTAAAGCACCTGCTACATCTGCTGAAGGAAAGGGACTCTTCATTTGACAAGTTTTGCTCTTATCATGCCAAAACGACACTCTTTCATGCCTGTTGCTTGCGAACTGATGACAGCAACTGGAGAGCCTCAGACCTGAGCAATTGTTTCCAGCTGCTCCTGGAAGACTTTGAACGTTACTTGGAAAATGGTGAACTATGCAACTTTTTCATTCCAAGTCAGAACCTGTTCTCTGGTATTAGAAAGTGCAAATGTCTGTCCGGTGCTATCAGGGAGGAACGTCTGAACGGCTTTCCTATTTTCAGGGAACAACTTACAAAAGTCACGAGCTCAGACGTGCATTAA